Proteins found in one Miscanthus floridulus cultivar M001 chromosome 4, ASM1932011v1, whole genome shotgun sequence genomic segment:
- the LOC136548439 gene encoding uncharacterized protein, producing MDRCFNGRGGGRGMGFQRDEAGRGGRDGGGRDGCDGWRGRDGSYREDEWNRNQNQRRFDARDGGYRGCDRGGNYYEDERAGGRGYKRRNDDADGYGDRR from the coding sequence AtggatcgctgcttcaatggtaGAGGTGGTGGGAGAGGCATGGGATTTCAGAGGGATGAGGCAGGGAGAGGTGGTCGTGATGGAGGAGGGCGTGATGGCTGTGATGGATGGAGGGGTCGGGATGGATCATATAGAGAGGATGAGTGGAATAGGAATCAGAACCAGAGGCGTTTTGATGCTAGAGATGGTGGATACAGGGGTTGTGACAGAGGGGGAAACTACTATGAAGATGAGAGAGCTGGTGGCAGGGGTTACAAGAGAAGGAATGACGATGCTGATGGTTACGGAGACAGAAGATGA